DNA sequence from the Candidatus Woesearchaeota archaeon genome:
TCAGATTTTCCTTCCATGAAAGATATATTTTTTCCAGGAGTTGTTTTTGCAATTAGGACTATTGGTTTTCCTTTTAGTTTTTTTATTTCTTTAAATACATGTTTGATTTGTTTTATATCGTTTCCATTGAATTCTATTGATTTACAATTAAATGCTGTGAATTTTTTATTTAAAGGTTCAAGCGGTAATACAAATTCAGTATTTCCATCAATTTGTATGAAATTCCTATCAACAATTATTATTAAATTGTCAAGTTTTTCTTTTCCTGCAAATAGTAAAGATTCCCAAATTTGACCTTCATTTAATTCCCCATCTCCCACAAAACAATATACTTTGTTTTTCTTTTTATCTCTTTTTAGAGATGCTGCAAGTCCTACTGCTTGAGACAAACCTTGGCCTAGAGGACCTGAAGAGTTTTCAATTCCTGGAAGTGAATTGTTATGTGGATGACCTTGGAGTCTTGAGCCTAATTTTCTTAAAGATAAGAGTTCTTTTTTTGGAAAATAACCTGAATGCGCAAGAGTTGCATAAAGAACTGGACATATATGACCATTTGATAAAATTACGAAATCTCTATCTTCTTTATTTGGTTTTTTAGGATCATGTTTTAGATTATCAAAATATAGAGTTGTGAAAATATCAGTAAGACCAATTGCTCCAGCACTGTGTCCTGATTTTGCTTTGTTTAACATTAAAACTATATCTTTTCTAATATCATTAGACTTGAGTTTTAAATCTTTTAAGTTCATAAGAATTATATTAGTATTTATGTTTAAAAAAAGTTGTTATGATTGATTAGGGAATTATTGGACAGTAGTTCTAAATGTTCCTGTTGAAGGAATATTTATCCCAGTTTTTGGATTTTGTAATATTATATTAATATTTCCTTCTAATATATCTCCTGATTCAATATTTTCTAAACTTGTACAATCAAATGTTAGTAAGCCATTTTGGCCATTAATAAAACTTATATCAGATGGAGACTCAGTTTGAGTAGCTAAATTTTGCGCAATTTTTAGAGGACAAATTTTATTTTCAATTAATACTTGAGAACCTTCCAAGATTAAATTAGAACTTCTTGTTCCAACAAATGTTACAAGTATTGTGAATTCATTTTTATTTATATCATAAATCATTGATGATGAATCTCCTATAAGATTATTAGTTAAATCTAATTTGTTTGAAAGTAATCCACTAGAGACTTCAATTTTATCAAAATCTACATAATTAAATATTGAGAATATTAATACTCCAACAAATGTGAAAAAAATGATGACAATAAATAATATAAGAAATACTGATGGTGATTTATATTCACTTTGGGATGGTCTAGTCTCTAATTTTTTGAATACTAATTCTACTTCTTTTCTTTTTACTCCATGAGATACTAATTGATTTATTATTGATTCTCTAGAATATTGATTTTTATATTTTGAAACATAATCTCTTATTTCTTCTCTTTGCATGATATTATCTTATTATGTTTGTTTTTAAAGTTTTGTTATAACAAATGTGTTTTTACAATAAAAATCACAAATAAACTTATAAATAGAAAATCATATAAGTTTATATGATTTTTAGCCCCGAAGGTTATTCTTCAAAAAATCATGCATGTACACTTAGTACTATAATTAACATAGAGAGTTTTATCTATGAAAATTCGGGGCTTTACTCTAAAACTGAGCTTTGGAAGGCATTACCAAAGAAAATCATGTATCAATCTTACAAAATAGTGCTAGAATATCTTCTTAATTCTAATAAAATAACAATTCGGGGCAAGAAAGTTATATGGAATGGAAGAGATTCTAAATTTAATTTAGATAATTTTAGTGCACAAAATCATAATGCAACACTTAATACAATTTGTTCTATTGAGAGTTTTTTAGTAGAGAATTCGGGGCTTTACTCTAAAACTGAACTTTGGAATTCATTGCCAAAAAAAATTATGTATCAAACATATAAAGTTATTCTTGCGTATTTAGACCATTCAGATAAATTAAAGATAGAAGATAAAAAAGTAAAACTAATGCTTGGAGGTCAGAGCCAATGATTAGTCGAAAATCTTTGATTAAAATTAGTATGGTTTTTGTTTTGATGTTACTTATGATTAATTTAGGATTTAGTTGGTGGGATGGTAGTTATCCATTAAGACAAACAATTAATGTTTCAACTCCTAGTGGAACTGCTCCTGCAGATTATTCTGTAGAGATTATTTTGAACTCTACGATTGTAGGTGCTGGATTTGATTGGAGTCAAGCATGTTATAATAATTTATCTAAGATTAGGCTTGTTGATGATACTGATAGTGTTAAATTAGATTATTGGATTAAGAATTGTTCTTCTAGTTCCGAGGAGATTTATTTATGGACAAAAATCCCTTCAGGAATTACAACTGCAGGATATAATGTTTTTATGTATTATGGAAACTCAGGTGCTAGTTATGAGGGAACTAATGCTAGTGCAGTCTTTGATTTCTACTTTAATATGAGTGGTCTTACAATTTCTTCAGAAGGAGCAGGACAGGATTCTTCAGGAAATGGAGATATTTTAGAGAATGGTAGAACTTTTCATACTTGGGGAAATTCCTGGAAGGTTTTGAGTGGATTTACTAGTTATGCAATTTATAATAATGGGTCACAAATGTTAGATTTAAGTTTTAGATCTAGTGATTGTGGTGAGATTGCTTCTATTAAGTTTGATACAAATACTGTCCAAGAAGATACTAATAATTATAGATGGTGTGGTTCTCAAACTAATTGGGGTATTGTTCCTGATGATCCTTATTCAGGTTCAAGTAATTGGGAAGATGTAGGTAGCGTTTTGAATGATTTTACTGTTACTCCTACTCATATTCACCTACCTATTGATGATGATGCAGATGCAAGTGGTGATATTTATTTCAAAGATATTAGAATTAGAAAATATGTAGCTAATGAGCCTGGGTTTATTATTGGAGGTGAAGAAGCAGTTGATACAACTTTGACTTATATGAATCCTATAACAAATTATACTACAGGGAATAATACTGTTGAATTTACTTGTTCTGCTGTTACAACAAATACAACTGAATTAGATAATATCTCAATTTATGGTAATTTTAGTGGAAGTTGGAGTTTGAATCAAACTACTAATTTAATTGGACAAATTAATAGTACAAATTTCACAATTAGTCTTCCTTTGAGTAGTGGAGTTTATTTATGGAGTTGTGTTGCTTATGATCAATCAGGAGGATTTGATTGGGGAGTTAATCATACATTAA
Encoded proteins:
- a CDS encoding transketolase — protein: MNLKDLKLKSNDIRKDIVLMLNKAKSGHSAGAIGLTDIFTTLYFDNLKHDPKKPNKEDRDFVILSNGHICPVLYATLAHSGYFPKKELLSLRKLGSRLQGHPHNNSLPGIENSSGPLGQGLSQAVGLAASLKRDKKKNKVYCFVGDGELNEGQIWESLLFAGKEKLDNLIIIVDRNFIQIDGNTEFVLPLEPLNKKFTAFNCKSIEFNGNDIKQIKHVFKEIKKLKGKPIVLIAKTTPGKNISFMEGKSEWHGKVPNDEEAKQAIKELEAIELKIKRGEF